A genomic stretch from Candidatus Methanomassiliicoccus intestinalis Issoire-Mx1 includes:
- a CDS encoding DNA-directed RNA polymerase subunit A' — MRGVSKRIGSIKFSILSPEEIRKMSATKVITADTYDDDGFPIDMGLMDPHLGVIEPGLRCKTCGNKVDECPGHFGHIDLAMPVIHVGLVKEIKKLLQSTCKSCGHLLMTQEEAAEKTKQMEMVEELGGDAIDYRILAKDLAKDASKNAVCPHCGEIQGKITLDKPTTFREDGHKLTPKEVRERLERIPDDDLLPLGIDPASCRPEWMVLTALAVPPVTVRPSITLESGDRSEDDLTHKLVDVLRINQRLRENRDAGAPQLIVEDLWELLQYHVTTYYDNQTSGIPPARHRSGRPLKTLVQRLKGKEGRFRSNLSGKRVNFSARTVISPDPALSINEVGVPYSAARELTVPVRATRSNIEALREMVKRGNNPAIENGKYLPGVNYVIRPDGRRMKVTERNAETIAEGLELEYVIERHLMDKDVVLFNRQPSLHRMSMMAHTVRVMPWKTFRFNLCVCPPYNADFDGDEMNLHVLQSDEARAEALILMRVQEHILSPRFGGPIIGAIHDHITGAFLLTHKNPHFDVQDTINILSKVKFDEMPEPNFDENGNKYWTGYQMFSMILPDDFRITFKSSICRHCQTCLKENCDMDAYVKIRDGQHLCGTIDENAIGAFKGKILNKIAHDYGSTAAKDFLNNVTKLAIGAIMARGFTTGIDDEDIPAEATRQIEEMLADSVTKVSELVEAYREGILEQLPGRSLDETLEVEVMKLLGRARDEAGQIAGRHLGMENPAVIMARSGARASMLNLSQMAGCIGQQAVRGERLSRGYWNRTLPHFKKGDLGAEAKGFVQNSYKSGLTPTEFFFHSMGGREGLVDTAVRTSRSGYMQRRLINALEDLKLKQDGTVRNTADMVIQLKYGEDGVDPTRSASGEAVDIDDILTEVLGDEAEIISQIEEKKQTGYATMEQDLMEAVAEDDLEMEEPEYDLGGGGED, encoded by the coding sequence ATGCGTGGTGTCTCGAAAAGGATAGGATCAATTAAATTCTCAATCTTATCCCCGGAAGAGATTAGAAAGATGTCAGCTACCAAAGTTATCACTGCTGACACATATGATGATGACGGTTTCCCGATTGACATGGGTCTTATGGACCCCCATCTGGGTGTCATTGAACCAGGTCTTAGATGTAAGACCTGCGGCAACAAGGTAGACGAATGTCCAGGACACTTTGGACACATTGATCTGGCAATGCCGGTAATCCATGTAGGACTTGTAAAAGAAATCAAGAAGCTTTTACAGTCTACCTGCAAGTCCTGCGGTCATCTCCTTATGACTCAGGAAGAAGCTGCTGAGAAGACAAAACAGATGGAAATGGTAGAAGAGCTTGGCGGAGATGCTATCGATTATCGTATCCTCGCTAAAGATCTAGCCAAGGATGCATCAAAAAATGCAGTCTGTCCTCACTGCGGTGAAATACAGGGAAAAATAACTCTTGACAAACCTACCACATTCCGCGAAGACGGTCATAAGCTCACTCCTAAGGAGGTAAGAGAGCGTCTGGAGAGAATACCTGATGATGATCTCCTTCCGCTCGGTATTGATCCCGCTTCATGCCGTCCAGAATGGATGGTTTTGACTGCTCTGGCCGTTCCTCCTGTAACTGTCAGGCCTTCAATTACTCTGGAATCTGGAGACAGATCCGAAGATGATCTGACCCATAAACTGGTGGATGTTCTGAGGATCAATCAGAGACTCAGGGAAAACCGTGACGCAGGAGCTCCGCAGCTTATCGTTGAAGATTTGTGGGAGCTTTTACAATACCACGTTACCACATATTATGACAATCAGACTTCCGGTATCCCGCCTGCAAGGCACAGATCCGGAAGGCCTCTAAAGACTCTCGTACAGAGATTGAAAGGTAAGGAAGGCAGATTTAGATCAAACTTGTCTGGTAAGCGTGTCAACTTCTCAGCTCGTACTGTCATTTCTCCTGATCCAGCTTTGTCAATTAACGAAGTTGGTGTGCCTTACTCTGCAGCCAGAGAGCTTACTGTACCGGTTCGTGCAACCAGATCAAATATAGAAGCCCTCAGAGAAATGGTCAAGAGGGGAAACAATCCCGCTATTGAAAATGGAAAGTATCTGCCAGGTGTAAACTATGTCATTCGTCCAGATGGACGAAGGATGAAAGTCACAGAGCGCAACGCCGAAACAATCGCCGAGGGACTTGAATTAGAATATGTCATTGAAAGACATCTGATGGACAAGGACGTTGTGCTTTTCAACAGGCAGCCGTCCCTGCACAGGATGTCGATGATGGCTCACACTGTGCGTGTAATGCCTTGGAAGACATTCAGATTCAACCTCTGTGTCTGTCCTCCGTATAACGCCGACTTTGACGGAGATGAAATGAATCTGCATGTTCTGCAGAGCGATGAAGCTCGTGCAGAAGCTCTTATTCTCATGAGAGTGCAGGAACACATTCTTTCTCCGAGATTCGGCGGACCAATCATCGGAGCTATCCACGACCACATTACTGGAGCTTTCCTGCTGACTCATAAGAATCCTCATTTTGATGTTCAGGATACAATCAACATCCTCAGCAAAGTTAAATTTGACGAGATGCCCGAGCCAAACTTTGACGAAAACGGGAACAAGTATTGGACCGGCTATCAGATGTTCAGCATGATTCTTCCGGACGATTTCAGAATTACATTCAAATCATCCATCTGCCGTCACTGCCAGACTTGTCTGAAAGAGAACTGTGATATGGATGCTTATGTAAAAATCAGAGATGGACAGCACCTGTGCGGAACTATTGATGAAAATGCAATCGGTGCATTCAAAGGAAAAATACTCAATAAAATCGCACATGATTATGGTTCCACTGCCGCCAAGGATTTCCTAAATAATGTTACCAAACTGGCTATCGGAGCTATCATGGCAAGAGGTTTCACAACTGGTATCGATGATGAAGATATCCCTGCTGAAGCTACCCGCCAGATAGAAGAAATGCTTGCTGATTCAGTAACTAAAGTCTCAGAACTGGTCGAAGCATACCGTGAAGGTATCTTAGAACAGCTTCCAGGACGTTCTCTCGATGAAACTTTGGAAGTAGAAGTAATGAAACTTCTGGGACGTGCCAGAGATGAAGCAGGTCAGATTGCAGGACGCCATCTGGGTATGGAAAACCCTGCAGTTATTATGGCCCGTTCCGGTGCAAGAGCGTCTATGCTTAACCTGTCACAGATGGCAGGTTGTATCGGGCAGCAGGCTGTGAGAGGAGAACGTTTATCCAGAGGTTACTGGAACAGAACACTTCCTCACTTCAAGAAAGGAGATCTTGGTGCAGAAGCGAAAGGATTCGTACAGAATTCATACAAGAGCGGTCTCACCCCTACAGAATTCTTCTTCCACTCCATGGGAGGCAGGGAAGGTCTTGTGGATACTGCGGTCAGAACATCTCGTTCTGGTTACATGCAGCGCCGTTTGATCAACGCTCTGGAAGATCTCAAATTAAAGCAGGACGGTACTGTCCGTAACACTGCAGATATGGTCATT
- a CDS encoding DNA-directed RNA polymerase subunit B → MRDLVELYFKDRSIVNHHISSFNDFLSTLDNPNSRMQKIVDNLRVSADDMDRGLIRLDPERTEGRIIEIRVGRKRDEKTGLIDSQSRPTMHVQLPIVREANGATHPLTPMESRLRNLNYLAPIYLDFTIIEDGIEKEPETVHIGDLPVMLRSKRCNLYKENIEVDKELTDEEYKLKLMEAGEDPSDPGGYFLIGGTERVLISLEDLAPNRVMVEYNERYGTQLEVAKVFSQREGYRALTLVEKKKDGILTVTVPAATGQIPLVALMKALGMENDKDIYDAIVSVPEMANIVYANIEECHDKKLYPPNGIYTTEDAITYLERKFATGQAKEYREKKVESIIDRSLLPHLGDTKEDRLKKAHFLGRIARSVLELSIGMRKEDDKDHYANKRLKLSGDLMEDLFRVAFTNLMKDLKYQMERNFSRKKENLRIGSSIRPDLMTHRLLHALATGNWVGGRAGVSQLLDRTSNMSTLSHLRRVTSSLTRSQPHFEARDLHPTQWGRLCPNETPEGQNCGLVKNASLIIDVSEGFREEDVHWLLRDRGVTEVRSGELRTGAKVYVNGDLVGNTENPKGLVADIRAGRRQGLLSSDINIRFDEEMGEVIINCDEGRLRRPLLVVSDGKLSLTRRHIEEIRDDHLKWTDLIREGVIEWIDAEEEEDAYIAVVPYNPPERCSECGRALSPTDLDWMNPGTNDSHAILKCKYCHGDNSAPILLNSEHTHMEIDPMIILGVAASVVPYPEHDSSPRVTMGSGMAKQSLGLSCTNYRKRPDTRGHLLHYPQKPMVQTKPMDFIAFNDRPAGQNFVVAILSYNGYNIQDALILNKASVDRGLGRSTFMRTYRAEERRYPGGQEDHFEIPDPDVRGARADLAYATLGEDGLICPETEVSGGDVLVGKTSPPRFLEEETDFLTPQKRRETSVTIRSGERGWVDSVMLTESENGSRLVKVKVRDERIPELGDKFASRHGQKGVVGLLVPQEDMPFTCDGVTPDLVINPHAIPSRMTIAHVLEMIGGKVGSMEARAIDATAFSGEKEQALREELVRNGFKHTGKEVMYDGVTGKMFEANMFTGVIYYQKLHHMVSGKMHVRSRGPVQILTRQPTEGRSRQGGLRFGEMERDCLIGHGAAMVIKDRLLDESDGTALYICGNPNCGHISMMDRRGVVRCPVCNNNTNVHLVQTSYAFKLLLDELLSLGVVMRLQLEDLR, encoded by the coding sequence GTGCGTGATTTAGTAGAACTCTATTTTAAAGACAGAAGTATTGTTAACCACCATATATCGAGCTTTAATGATTTTCTCTCCACTCTTGACAACCCGAACAGCAGAATGCAGAAGATTGTGGATAATCTGAGAGTATCCGCGGATGATATGGACCGCGGACTGATACGTCTTGATCCTGAGAGAACTGAAGGACGTATCATCGAAATAAGAGTAGGACGCAAGAGGGATGAAAAAACCGGTCTCATCGACTCTCAGTCAAGACCTACAATGCATGTGCAGCTGCCGATTGTAAGAGAAGCGAACGGTGCCACACATCCTTTGACTCCTATGGAATCCAGACTCAGAAACCTCAACTACCTTGCTCCGATTTATCTTGATTTTACAATTATTGAAGACGGTATTGAAAAAGAACCGGAGACCGTCCACATCGGCGATCTGCCTGTAATGCTCCGCTCAAAGCGCTGCAATCTCTATAAAGAGAACATCGAAGTCGACAAAGAGCTTACAGACGAAGAATACAAACTAAAGCTCATGGAGGCTGGTGAAGATCCATCAGATCCAGGCGGATATTTCCTTATCGGCGGAACAGAGAGAGTTCTGATTTCGTTGGAAGACTTAGCTCCTAACCGTGTAATGGTGGAGTATAATGAAAGATACGGAACCCAGCTGGAAGTTGCTAAAGTATTCTCGCAGAGGGAAGGATACCGTGCTCTTACTCTTGTTGAAAAGAAGAAAGACGGAATTCTGACAGTCACAGTTCCGGCAGCTACAGGACAGATACCGCTGGTAGCTTTGATGAAAGCTTTGGGAATGGAGAATGATAAGGATATCTACGATGCAATAGTCTCTGTTCCAGAGATGGCAAATATTGTTTATGCAAACATTGAAGAATGCCATGACAAAAAACTCTACCCTCCAAACGGTATCTACACCACCGAAGATGCCATCACCTACTTGGAACGTAAATTTGCTACAGGACAGGCAAAAGAATACAGAGAAAAGAAAGTAGAATCAATTATCGATCGTTCACTGCTTCCTCATCTCGGAGATACCAAAGAAGACAGACTTAAGAAAGCTCACTTCCTTGGCAGAATTGCTCGTTCAGTTCTTGAATTAAGCATCGGCATGAGAAAGGAAGACGACAAAGACCACTATGCCAACAAGCGTCTGAAGCTTTCCGGAGATCTTATGGAAGATCTGTTCAGAGTTGCATTTACAAACTTGATGAAGGATCTTAAGTATCAGATGGAACGCAATTTCTCACGTAAAAAAGAGAATCTGCGCATTGGTTCATCAATCCGTCCGGATCTTATGACTCATCGTCTCCTGCATGCTTTAGCCACAGGAAACTGGGTAGGCGGAAGAGCTGGTGTATCTCAGCTTTTAGACCGTACTTCTAACATGAGTACTTTGTCTCACCTCAGAAGAGTCACATCTTCACTTACACGTTCACAGCCTCACTTCGAAGCCCGTGATCTTCACCCTACTCAATGGGGAAGACTATGCCCCAATGAAACTCCTGAAGGTCAGAACTGCGGTCTGGTGAAGAACGCATCATTGATCATTGATGTATCAGAAGGATTCAGAGAAGAAGACGTACATTGGCTTCTGCGCGACCGCGGAGTTACTGAAGTCAGAAGCGGCGAACTTCGTACTGGTGCAAAAGTATACGTCAACGGGGATCTGGTAGGAAATACAGAGAACCCCAAGGGACTGGTTGCAGACATAAGAGCTGGAAGACGCCAGGGTCTGTTATCCAGTGATATCAACATCCGTTTCGATGAAGAAATGGGTGAAGTAATCATCAACTGTGATGAAGGACGTCTCAGACGTCCGCTGCTGGTAGTAAGTGATGGCAAACTGTCTCTTACCCGCAGGCATATTGAAGAGATCAGGGACGACCACCTGAAATGGACAGACCTTATCAGAGAAGGAGTAATCGAATGGATCGATGCAGAAGAGGAAGAGGACGCTTACATCGCTGTAGTTCCTTACAATCCTCCAGAACGCTGCAGTGAGTGCGGCAGAGCTCTTTCACCAACTGATCTGGACTGGATGAATCCCGGCACAAATGATTCTCATGCCATTCTCAAATGCAAATACTGCCACGGTGACAATTCTGCTCCGATACTGCTCAACAGTGAACATACCCATATGGAAATAGATCCAATGATCATCCTTGGTGTAGCCGCAAGCGTTGTTCCCTATCCTGAACACGACTCTTCTCCAAGAGTTACTATGGGATCCGGTATGGCAAAGCAGTCTCTTGGTTTGAGCTGTACCAACTATCGTAAGCGTCCAGATACCCGCGGGCATCTTCTGCACTATCCGCAGAAGCCGATGGTCCAGACAAAACCGATGGATTTCATCGCATTCAATGACCGTCCGGCTGGACAAAACTTCGTTGTGGCAATTTTGTCTTACAACGGTTACAATATTCAGGATGCTTTAATCCTAAACAAGGCGTCTGTCGACAGAGGTCTGGGACGTTCAACCTTTATGAGGACATACCGTGCAGAAGAGCGCAGATATCCTGGAGGACAGGAAGATCACTTTGAGATTCCTGATCCAGACGTGCGCGGTGCCCGTGCAGATCTGGCATATGCAACTCTCGGTGAAGATGGTCTTATCTGCCCTGAGACAGAAGTCAGCGGCGGTGATGTATTAGTTGGAAAAACTTCTCCTCCGCGTTTCCTTGAAGAGGAAACAGACTTCCTGACTCCTCAGAAAAGGAGAGAAACATCAGTCACTATCCGTTCAGGAGAGAGGGGCTGGGTCGACTCTGTAATGCTTACTGAGTCTGAGAATGGTTCCAGGCTTGTAAAAGTGAAAGTGAGGGATGAAAGAATTCCTGAACTGGGAGATAAATTCGCTTCCAGACATGGACAGAAAGGAGTTGTAGGACTTCTTGTTCCTCAGGAAGACATGCCTTTCACATGCGATGGTGTGACGCCTGATTTAGTCATCAACCCGCACGCTATTCCATCTCGTATGACTATCGCCCACGTTCTGGAAATGATCGGAGGCAAGGTCGGTTCAATGGAAGCAAGAGCTATTGACGCAACAGCGTTCTCTGGAGAAAAGGAACAGGCTCTCAGAGAAGAACTAGTGCGCAATGGATTCAAGCACACTGGTAAAGAAGTGATGTATGACGGTGTTACCGGAAAAATGTTTGAAGCTAACATGTTCACAGGTGTGATTTACTATCAGAAACTGCACCACATGGTGTCTGGAAAAATGCATGTCCGTTCCCGCGGACCTGTGCAGATACTTACAAGGCAGCCTACTGAAGGAAGATCACGTCAGGGCGGTCTGAGATTCGGTGAAATGGAAAGAGACTGTCTTATCGGACACGGTGCAGCAATGGTTATCAAAGATCGTCTTCTGGATGAATCCGATGGTACTGCTTTGTATATCTGCGGAAATCCTAACTGCGGACACATCTCTATGATGGACCGCAGAGGTGTAGTACGCTGCCCTGTGTGCAACAATAATACCAACGTACATCTTGTTCAGACGAGCTATGCTTTCAAACTCCTGTTGGATGAGCTGCTGTCGCTTGGTGTCGTCATGAGACTTCAACTGGAGGATTTAAGATGA
- a CDS encoding DNA-directed RNA polymerase subunit H, with translation MVESNFNVLEHNLVPEHYLLSPEDAEKVLAELNITKDQLPKIRRGDACVKLLENIYGPIPEGSIIKIIRKSATAEAFVTYRLVIKEVKG, from the coding sequence GTGGTCGAATCCAATTTTAACGTTTTAGAGCATAATCTCGTACCGGAGCACTATTTGTTGTCTCCAGAGGATGCTGAAAAAGTACTGGCAGAGTTGAATATCACAAAAGACCAGCTTCCTAAAATTCGACGAGGAGATGCATGTGTGAAGCTTCTGGAAAATATATATGGTCCAATTCCAGAAGGAAGTATTATTAAGATCATTCGTAAGAGTGCAACTGCAGAGGCTTTCGTCACTTATCGCCTAGTGATTAAGGAAGTAAAGGGGTGA
- a CDS encoding zinc finger domain-containing protein codes for MENEKICSSCGLRLGKNDGMTFFQCPECGEAEIGRCPQCRDQSVTYTCPKCGFTGP; via the coding sequence ATGGAAAACGAAAAGATTTGCAGTTCATGTGGACTCAGACTCGGAAAGAACGATGGAATGACGTTCTTCCAGTGTCCAGAATGTGGCGAAGCCGAAATTGGACGCTGCCCACAGTGCAGAGACCAGAGTGTTACATACACTTGCCCCAAATGCGGGTTCACAGGACCTTAA
- a CDS encoding elongation factor 1-beta: MGKVAAVHKLIPESPEVSTDQIIADIPKYVPEGVVISSMVVKPFAFGLNIIEVTSMMNDAEGLIEKFEDALRTVPNIQGVEADTITLV, translated from the coding sequence ATGGGAAAAGTAGCAGCAGTTCACAAGCTTATTCCAGAGAGTCCAGAAGTATCAACCGATCAGATCATAGCAGATATTCCAAAATATGTTCCTGAAGGAGTTGTCATCAGCAGCATGGTTGTAAAACCATTCGCTTTTGGTCTCAACATCATTGAAGTTACATCCATGATGAATGATGCTGAAGGTCTCATTGAAAAATTTGAAGACGCTCTAAGAACCGTACCAAATATACAGGGCGTAGAAGCAGACACAATCACTCTTGTGTGA
- a CDS encoding PPC domain-containing DNA-binding protein, whose amino-acid sequence MILKYSEAGIGRVFVVKLEDGEIVHKYLEEFAVQHNIKSAAVLAVGALNENSRMTVGPEDGDARPVTPLYHTLHAPHETAGVGTIFEGEDGLPRLHMHVSCGRDGEGLTGCIRVGSVVWQILEVIIIELTDCSAKKIKDESTGFEILEP is encoded by the coding sequence ATCATTCTGAAGTATTCAGAAGCTGGTATCGGCAGAGTTTTCGTTGTAAAATTAGAAGACGGCGAGATCGTTCATAAATATCTGGAAGAGTTTGCTGTTCAACATAATATAAAATCCGCAGCAGTTCTGGCAGTAGGAGCTCTAAATGAAAACAGCAGAATGACTGTAGGACCTGAAGATGGAGATGCCAGGCCTGTAACTCCTCTATATCATACGCTTCATGCGCCTCATGAAACTGCTGGGGTCGGAACAATTTTCGAGGGTGAAGACGGGCTTCCAAGACTTCATATGCATGTTTCATGCGGCAGAGATGGAGAAGGCCTTACAGGATGCATCAGAGTAGGCTCAGTTGTGTGGCAGATTCTGGAAGTAATCATAATCGAGCTTACAGACTGCAGCGCTAAAAAAATAAAAGATGAATCTACTGGATTCGAAATATTAGAACCTTAA